The following coding sequences are from one Candidatus Hydrogenedentota bacterium window:
- the lepB gene encoding signal peptidase I — MGNSQETPETPKRDRGLSLYTIGGGALALFGAAMLLAHRFTSVELPDWAYYCAVGALVLGIVEWALGRMTPEAAWEWNKSLIFALGLATLIRWPIAEPYRIPSGSMETTLHGDPAFGKGDRVFVNKWIYGVRYPFMNKRIWQGKAPERWDIVVFKSVEPDAEHPTLVKRIVGMPGERIQIRGGHIYVNNQELPIPDFMPEGQFYTAGFGMTYGVRPEPEYSVVPEGHYLVLGDNSANSRDGRYFGWLPNENIVGRVASIWWPPPRWRDFTGFSQTYWWNGLLFMLTLLCIVRLFFGCSWPVMNEAGDGVDHLFISFIAFGLRVPMTTLRIARWGQASRGDWVLYRPVGEVARDYDHLLGRVVGLPGDEVHIEEGQLIVGGVAVKADWLDRPIATLKGLEPTDNGKVHVAEGQLFILTDSPEDESAIDSRVMGTVPASNLVGRATGIWWPLKRARSVK; from the coding sequence AACACCAGAGACGCCGAAGCGAGACCGCGGCCTGAGCCTCTACACGATTGGCGGCGGCGCGCTCGCACTGTTCGGCGCGGCGATGCTGCTCGCGCACCGATTTACCAGCGTGGAGCTGCCGGACTGGGCGTACTACTGCGCGGTGGGCGCGCTGGTGCTGGGCATCGTGGAGTGGGCGCTGGGCCGCATGACGCCCGAAGCCGCCTGGGAGTGGAACAAAAGTCTGATCTTCGCCCTGGGGCTCGCCACACTCATACGCTGGCCCATCGCGGAGCCCTATCGCATCCCTTCGGGCTCCATGGAGACTACGCTCCACGGCGATCCGGCCTTCGGCAAGGGCGACCGCGTCTTCGTGAACAAGTGGATCTACGGCGTACGTTACCCTTTCATGAACAAGCGCATCTGGCAGGGCAAGGCGCCGGAGCGCTGGGACATTGTAGTATTCAAATCGGTGGAGCCCGACGCCGAGCACCCGACGCTGGTGAAGCGAATCGTGGGGATGCCGGGCGAGCGCATCCAAATCCGCGGCGGCCACATATACGTGAACAATCAGGAACTGCCCATTCCGGATTTCATGCCCGAGGGACAGTTCTACACGGCGGGTTTTGGCATGACCTACGGTGTGCGGCCCGAGCCTGAGTATTCCGTGGTGCCGGAGGGGCACTACCTCGTGCTGGGGGACAACAGCGCGAACAGCCGCGACGGCCGCTACTTTGGCTGGCTGCCCAATGAAAACATCGTGGGCCGGGTGGCCTCTATCTGGTGGCCGCCGCCCCGGTGGCGCGACTTTACGGGGTTCTCTCAAACGTATTGGTGGAACGGGTTGCTCTTCATGCTCACACTGCTTTGCATCGTACGCCTCTTTTTCGGGTGCTCCTGGCCGGTCATGAACGAAGCCGGCGACGGGGTGGACCACCTCTTCATCAGCTTCATCGCCTTCGGCCTCCGCGTCCCCATGACCACCCTGCGCATCGCGCGCTGGGGACAAGCCTCGCGGGGCGACTGGGTACTCTATCGGCCCGTGGGCGAAGTGGCCCGGGATTATGACCACCTTCTCGGCCGCGTCGTGGGGTTGCCGGGCGACGAGGTCCATATTGAAGAAGGCCAGTTGATCGTGGGCGGCGTCGCCGTGAAGGCCGACTGGCTGGATCGGCCCATCGCAACTTTGAAGGGGTTGGAGCCGACGGACAACGGCAAGGTCCATGTGGCGGAAGGCCAGTTATTTATTTTGACCGACAGCCCCGAAGATGAATCCGCCATCGACAGCCGCGTGATGGGTACCGTACCCGCCTCAAATCTAGTCGGGCGAGCCACGGGTATCTGGTGGCCGCTGAAGCGGGCAAGGTCCGTTAAGTAA